Genomic window (Zonotrichia albicollis isolate bZonAlb1 chromosome 11, bZonAlb1.hap1, whole genome shotgun sequence):
AAAGGCGCTCTCCCGTGAGGGCCCCTCCGCAGGCCCCTCCCCGTGCCCCGGTGCCCGGCAGTGCCCGGCAGGGCCGCTCTCCCTCCTCACCCCCGCACCAGGGTGGGAGGCGCGGGTGCTGCCCCGCCCCTGCCCGCGCTGGGAGGCGCCCGGCGCCGCTACTAAAGGGAGGATCGGGGCGGGCTGCGCCGTCCTGCTCGGAGCGCTGCAAACAACGCGGCTGGAGCCTGGCAAGGTACGTCCTCTGCAGGGATTGTGCGAGAGGGACGTTTTCCTCTGCTAGTGACTCGatgctgttttctctctttaGTAGTTTAGTTCTGTTCTTGCACCATTTGACTTTGCTAAAGGTGGTGcgctgggcaggggctgtttTGAACATGCCTTGAATGGCACCCTTTGTGCCTTGCTTGGCTGTAGCATCTCCAAAAAGGATGTTCATGTACCTTTTCTTCTCTGTGTTCTGCAGGTGGATTTCTCCTTCAAACTTTTCCCCTTTGAGGACCTCCTGCCCAGCTACAGCGATGTGGTTGTTGGAAAAGATCAGAGCATCACATGAAAATGGAAACCTCCCCAGCTCGTCCTTCCTGGGACTGCCACAAAGCCAAAATCTGCCAGAAAAAGCCCAGCTGagggctgctgcttttccaaatGTGATCACTCCTGACAGAATCCCTGAATTCTGCATTCCCCCCAGGCTGACCAGCTCTGGCCCCAGTAAGGGCAGTGGCTTCCACCAGGATCACAGTTCAGTGGATGGAGCTCTTACTTCTGATTACAGCCCCAGCTCTTGCCCACATCTCATTCAGGTGGAAAGTGTTGAAGAGGAGATCTCTGCCCTGGAGGAAGAAAGCACCAATGCCGACCCACAGTCCCAAGCagcgctctccctgccccacttTCCCAGAGCCCCCACCTCCTATGGCTTCTGCACTTTGCTGGAGAGTCCCCACACCAGGAGGAAGGAGTCCATCTTCCATGGTGATCCCCGTgcggctctgcccagcctgaagctgccccGATCCAGAGCTAACACCTTCAGTGGCAAAGGGAGCATGTCTAACCCCATTGCCATCAGCTTTGCTTCGGTGAGGCTGCCGCCCAAGCACCTCTCTCTGCACAGGCAAGCtgcctgtgacagtgacactgcctCTTCCAGCGATTCCTCTCCTTTCAGTTCTCCACTTCTCACCAGGTCACctcccaggccctgctcccTGGTCAAAGCACAAAGTCAGGAGGGGTTTCTCTGCAGAGCACTGAAAGACAAGAGCAAACACAGTATGCCCAGGAACAATTCCCTCTCTACAGAGGAGAGCAGCTCCACGGATAACAGCCCCAGTGCCATCAGGAGGGCCTCCGAGGGGCTGCTCGGCATCCGGAGCTTTAGCACCTCCTGCTCTCCCTTGTTTCCAGTAGACCTGAGCTGCAGTCGGGAGAGGCTGGTGGGGGAGAGTGCAGTGGTCATGGACAAGGGGGGCGTGTTGAGGCTCTCAGCTGAGTACTGCTCAGAGAACGAGAGGCTGCGGATCCGCCTGATCAGTGCGGAGGGTCTGTATGATGATTCTGTAGAGCCCAAAACCATAAACTGCTGCATCTCCTTCTCCCTGGTGCCAGGGAAAACACAGAAGCAGAGAAGCACAGTTATAAAGAGAAGCAGGAATCCCATCTTCAATGAGGACTTCTTTTTTGATGGCATTGCAGAAGAAGAGCTGTACAGCCTCTCTGTGAGGATGAAAGCAACAAATAAAGGGTGCAGTATGAAAAGGGATTATACCTTAGGAGAACGGGAGTTGTCCTTAATGAGTATGTTGGCAGTGTAGTGATTCAAATATTCAAACAAACTGTCTTCTGAAAGTTTTCTACTAAATAAAGTTTTAGCTTGACTTTtatgttgttggggttttttttaaggaatacTTAAAAGCACTGCCTTGCTTGGTGTCATGCTCTTGTGCCTTGTTTTGCTGCTTAACACTTCAAAGAGATATTGACAGGAGGGGGGAGAAAGGTAGGTTTGCCTTTAGGATAAAGGATTAGGCTGTTGCCAAGTCAAGGCTGCTGTTTATGGCTTTCAGGCCATAAATTTCAGGTGGAAgtgtttttccctctccctggtCCCTGAGTGGGTAACAGTCTGTGCACACAGTACACCCTGAGCTCTATTGCAGCTCCTTGGTACAACATCAGCTAAATGGACCGTTCTGAC
Coding sequences:
- the LOC102064995 gene encoding C2 calcium-dependent domain-containing protein 4C, giving the protein MWLLEKIRASHENGNLPSSSFLGLPQSQNLPEKAQLRAAAFPNVITPDRIPEFCIPPRLTSSGPSKGSGFHQDHSSVDGALTSDYSPSSCPHLIQVESVEEEISALEEESTNADPQSQAALSLPHFPRAPTSYGFCTLLESPHTRRKESIFHGDPRAALPSLKLPRSRANTFSGKGSMSNPIAISFASVRLPPKHLSLHRQAACDSDTASSSDSSPFSSPLLTRSPPRPCSLVKAQSQEGFLCRALKDKSKHSMPRNNSLSTEESSSTDNSPSAIRRASEGLLGIRSFSTSCSPLFPVDLSCSRERLVGESAVVMDKGGVLRLSAEYCSENERLRIRLISAEGLYDDSVEPKTINCCISFSLVPGKTQKQRSTVIKRSRNPIFNEDFFFDGIAEEELYSLSVRMKATNKGCSMKRDYTLGERELSLMSMLAV